Genomic segment of Pangasianodon hypophthalmus isolate fPanHyp1 chromosome 22, fPanHyp1.pri, whole genome shotgun sequence:
ACATTTATGCATGCAAATGAGGCGtatttatgcaaatgtatgctttttttttttttttttttttattaaatatgcaagAATTTGCATACttgataaaattttaaaaagcctaatcttttaatgttgttagaggtaattttttttccattaaaaagacgttttacataaaaatttgaaaattatTTCTTGATTGTTTAATCACAAAATTCCATGCATagttctaaaaatatattttatgcaaTATTTCAGTTCAACAATAACAACCATTTTTGGAAATTCCTCAGCAATATCTTTCTGAATAGTGATATGatatatagtgatatatagtgaatgtatatattttcatgAAGTCAGAACGTCTTGGTtgtgaatatagaaaaaaaaaagaatagaaagatggatagatagagatGGATAAAATGTGGATTTATATGTTTCCGCTCTAGTTAGTGTGATTTATAAGAAACTGGCATGTAGGCTATATCACATAATGACACATAAATCGACGTATATCCGGAATATTTCAGCTTTTCACTGATATATGGCATTATACAActgtgaagtgggcggagcttaaaagaataaaaacgtCTCACCTTACAGGAAAGACTGAATGACAGTAAAGACATCTGAGTAACCCTGATTAACTGTGAGCTTGTTAACAAAGCACAgcaaatcaaaagaaaaaaagaaaaaacctgcaCAGTGAACTTCCTGAATAGTTTAATAACAAGAAAACATGTATTTTGACCCTCGATATGATTCAGAGTGTGATTTAAAGTGCAGAGATGACCGGACATATGAAGCGTGCTTCCGTTTTCAGCCACTAGAGGTCAGCATTGTTCTTTGGCGCACTAGATCACTTTACCTCGCAtcttagattttaaaatatgaaagattgcttcttttatttgttaTCTCCTGTATCTCAAGAGAAACTGTTACACACTAAAACTGTTTTTCTGAAAAATCAGCACACTATGTTCTGCTTTATTGCTTACTTTATCCTTTACTCTGTACCTTATTTAGAACCATTCGACTGAAAATAGTCTACACAGGATCTCAAACATCcaaatgtgacattttttaacttggaatttcaaatgtattaaattattatagaaatgtattCAGAAATCTCCCATTATTACTGTCTAGAACAACTTGGAATCAAACCGAAGTCTTACATAATAAAGGAAGTGCAATTTATTACTCACTTCAGCATTtcaaaatagtgtgtgtgtgtgtgtgtgtgtgtgtgttttaacgtCTTTCAACACAAAGCTGAGTTCTTACTGAAGAAGAGATGAAGATGCTGCACTTGGCTACGATTCTGCTCACGCTGTCTGGTATGAAACATCatctcactcttacacacaaTTATTGTTCAGAGTTTTAACTGTTTACTGATTGGTGTTACGGTGCATTCACTCATTTACTGgcaagaaaaaacataaaatgctaTTAATATACTATTAAGTACAATATGTGTTATGCATGAAGGCATTATAAGTagtgtatataacacatcactcaGCTTGCATAGTGTATTGtgtttacactttttattttttttggaaattatgTTGAGCTTTAATGAAAAAGCATACCACttattaagtaagagaaaggaAGTGAATTTATACTGTATCCTTGTCATTAATGTGTATAGATTTTTGAcagacatatttatatttattcatatttaacatatttacagtaatttataaGTTGTCTGTGAACGCTATATAAAATTGCAGAACTGGAAAAAGTCCTGAGAAATTATATTCAATTGAAAgtatgtttttaactgatgaaattaatgtcatgttttcaggcagaaactaacttttaatatttcttttattaattctAAAATTGTTGGGAGATTTTACGTCATTTTGCTGCTCATGTGCATGAATCATGCTACATAGTTTGTTAATGAagtaatcagaagtaaaatatcctgtaaatattaaccattagctagaatttgacttgctgatTAGTCAATTATTTTAGCTACTGGAATTGATGCTAGTCTAAACTGGCATAAGCAAAGAAAACATGGTTAAATATAagcagttaatgttagcaaattagcgaAACTTAACTCAATTTACCTGCTTTTTTAGATTCAATTTATGAGTTTATGCCTTCTAGGGCGGTAAAGGAAAAGCCTTACTTTATACGAGTCTTTGTTCACTCCattatgttgaaatattttactgaggtagggcctgGGCCACTCATCCTCAAGTACCACGCTGCAGTCCAGTGGATTATCCACACGGCCAGCTATAGCGCTAACCACATTGTGCAGCATGATGAATTAGCATGGTTCGTGATTACTGATGAACATAACTGGATGATTTCAACTGAAATCATGCCCAGGAGCCCATTGTATTGATGTATAGCATGTAGTTATTGACTGGATGAGAGAACAAGAGACCTTTGAGATTAGAAATGAGGACtttgaaagaataaaataaaaatgtaagaagtaaaaagtaactttttttctctgaaatgtaATTACATACAAGTACAAATATACAATTTCTGTAATGCTCAGGTAcaaatacaccaaaaaaaatgctcaaaCATAACCAAAAAgctttgctgttccaatacttacAGTGTATTATGTGAATAATTTATAATGCATAGTAAACATTGCTACAATGTGTAGTGTatgttcataaataattataatagtgtgtataatgctttataaatgcactataatgtgttatgaatgtgcttATAGTTGATTATAGACATCTTCCTTCACAGAAAATGTGCATAGTGTGTTTTGTATTCATTATAACACATTATGAAGGTATTATAGATATGATTTCTGTGGAAAGTGTTACcataatatacatttaatatttattaaatatttataatataatactaataagTATATATGGCAGTATATGTATAGAGATACACATGAAGGTGTAAGATATGAAGCTTGTTCTTCACTTTTTCATCTGCACTGATTTTTCTACACTTATTTTGCAGGTGTTCTCACTCAGAGCAGTGATTGGGGTGTGAAATATCCCGATAAGCCGATCTGTGCTGTGAGAGGATTCAGTGTCTCCATTCCCTGTAGTTATTATTATCCACAGCAAAATTATCAGGTGGTACAAATGCTTTGGTGCTCAATGAACTCAAACAAAGATAAGTGTCATGTCCCACCGTATGTCTATAGCAGCTCATCAAACACCAAGTCAGACTTTGAGTACGCTGGAGACGACAAATCAAACTGCACTTTGTTAATCCACAATCTACAGTTCAGTTATTCTGGAGAGTACAAATTCAGATTTATGACTAATGTGAGCGGTTTCAGTTGGACAGGTCTTCCTGGAGTGATTCTACAAGTGGCAGGTGAATTTTCCATTGGATAGTTTAGACTTCATAATCTGCATGTTTATGAAATAAGTCTTGGGTTTAAAAGTCTGATTCCACTGTTCATGactatgtttattatattaacatAAAATGGTGCAGCATTTTCTTCTTGGCTCTAGCTGTAATTACACAGAGATTTTCATCAATTCTATGTTCTACTGTTTCTAATTTCAGCCAAATTTCAATTTTTATGTGTCATCCATGTAACACCACAGAAACTAGCTCATGAGCTCTCTTAGAGTGTGACAGCTGTCGCCAAGTCTTTAATCTTGTTtcaagattttatatttttaacacagGAATGTCTTAATGTCCTCCAAAtgtcctttttaaaaacaaggaGCAATAAGAATAATTATCATTCAGCATTTTTGCACTTTGCAATGTTAGTCAGTAAGCTAAGATATCCTCGCAGTTCCGAATTTAATTCTTTTCAAAGACACACACTTCAAGTCAACTTCAAGGCCCATAGGGCTTAATTCAAAGTCCAAaaattacatcaatatttacatggggaaaggtcctcatattcagagtagggttacgcagctgcttcgGTAGATTTTCTGGgcttcattttcagattaaAATCACCGATATGTAGCTTGTGCTTTCAAGGTTGCCTGATTTTTCTTAAGTAGAAGTGTCCGAGACTCACTCATTTAAGTTATGTTATGGCCCCTAATGAATTTAgtcaacaacacacaccattttgGTTATACAAAACAGTTTATGGTGGTGGATTCAGACTTTAGGATGTGACAGTATTATGATTATTAACACCCTCTCAGTCCTGATTCACTGACGTGGAGTCTTTCCTGCTCTCtgaaaaagatttaaaggtGTCACTAATCAGGCTCAGTGGAAACGGAACCCTTAAACAAGGAGACTCATTAAATCTGACGTGTGATgtgaagtgcacacacagttccTCACAGTTTGTGTGGTCTAAGAACAACGAGCAGTTAAATACATCAGGACCCGTTCTTCACTTTCCTGCTCTAACCGTGAGGGATTCTGGGAATTACACCTGCACTTGGAAAACCAATGAGGTGTCAGGATCTGAAACGATCAGCCTTCAGGTCGAGGGTGGGTCCATCTGCTCACAACATTCCTGAATGTCTTGAGTGAAATAAAGTGACGTATTCAgataaatgttcaaatattaattaaatgttgttgttttctttttaacaggTAAATCATCTGCAACAGATCAGTCAATCTGGATCTTTGTTTTTGTGACAACTGGAATGATTTTTATCGTCTTAGTCATCCTAGTAGCTGTGATTTACAACAGGAGGTAAAACTCTGCATATTTCCATACATTACAATCTATAAAGTCTTAAAAATAGTCACATTCTTATcaatgtgtattttgtgtctCTTacatgagtttgtgtgtgattgcagGTGCGTCCACACTGAGCAGCTGAAGGAGGAAGattcagacatttacaccacagtacagtacaatacaTTCACCATGAACTGATCACACTTTCACTCCAAAGTTACTTCATTCCAGACTTCTGCATGTCAATTTCCCCTGAGAGCAGAAAGCAAAAAGACATGAGCTCCTTATTTCTCCATAGCAATTTCATAAACTATCATGGAGCGATctataatgaattaataaacctgtgtgtgtgtgtgtgtgtgtgtgtgtgtgtgttgtaaaatactgagtgatggtctggtgaaggcggagttactgttaccaccctgaagttgattatactcctacaacagcatgacccacaagcattttattcctctaatttccccttttttattgtgttaaagaatgacacattatactcttttaattacatttaatgttatggaacatctgcaaaacaagttcgttcctgttcacatatatgttacagcagctacaaacagtcattccctcaccagcctctcttttttctttctcttgaagttaattaaaaaaaaaaaacgcaaagcgcaaactcctctgtcctgaagatgtcagaaaacttaaagttaaagtgcttgacactggagactccttccataaatgttgaataaacgactcctcatagaaaacttcaccatatcaacaattacacacgtttattaattggtttatattactgtgaatgacctgttactatagaaacgataatgtgttagaacaagtgcattaatattaatataaacctgtgatttgcagctgcacttttgtcagacctgctgttgtagaaaattattcaacaccttctgaccaatcacaatccagaatacAAAAGCACTATGGTGTCACGTTGGTTTAGAAACTACTGTGCTACTGATACTGAGCTTCAGGTTTATGATCGCTTACTGTTTAATGAGTCTTCGTATCTTTAATTTTATGTAATAGCTTTTCATATTATTGTTGTATAGAGTAACTTAAATACGAATCGAAGCTAAATTTGTATTTGAGTCTTGGCTATATCATGTAACATGCATCGACATCAACAATAATTAACTCTGGAAACTGGAGTCACATATGGAGCTGAAATTGCTTCATGGCATTAAAGGCATCAAAATGGCATCAAGATGAAAAAGGAAGTGGCTCCCGAGTGGTGCATCAGAAAAGTGTTCGCCCTGTTGTCCTTCCATGGCCGGGAACgatggctctctctctctctctctctcccctgtcaatcacagcaacactagtcGTTCATgagcgtctgtgagctcatgaatGTGGAAGTGGctggatagcactttcctcctcTGTTACACCACCCTATGACggtgcatgagcagcagtttggtCGActggaagcacgtgttagccttcgcCCTTCCTGGTTGgaagctgtcatgtgatagggggAGCTGCCTGATTGgtatgaattggccaaaactaAATTAGGAGAGAATtcggaaaaataaaataataataaaaatgaagaaggaATATAATTATCGGTATGCTGGATGTCCAGAGTCTTCCAGTACATACATATGTAAGGTAGACCTTTCTAAAAATGTCTTAAAGATGCAGATTACAGTtgctcccttttttctctctcttgaagttaaaaaaagagGGAAGTATTTCATCAAAGTGTGAAAGTGTTTCTTAAGCTGCTGCAGATTCCGTTGTTTCTCTGCAAGATGTTACGCAGATTGGAACAAGATAAAATATGTCATAACAGGAAATATAAAAACTATTCTACataaatggcagtaaataaaatatctacaGTAAAGGTACTCTTGGTGATATTTACATGAGGTTTTGTGCAACTTAAGATATAAGTATTGATGACAGTTAACTTGCTATAGTTATTATGTTCAGTGTTGAATTAATGTGTTTGTCTGCTATGGCTTGACTTTCATGTgaataaaggttattattatttattaaattgacTCCTCCAGTCTCTAGGCTGATCTTTAGGAAATTATATCAATGCTTCTGTTTGATGATCGACTGATAATTTCTAGATCTTATTAAATCGGAAATCAAATGATCGAGCACTATAAATTGATCaacactgccctctagtggctgaagCGCCACTGAAGCTCTATCAgatatgatagatagatagatagatagatagatagatagagcaagtAAGAAATATTCAAGAGTattaaaaataagcattttcagtaaaaaaataaaaaacaaataaataaacataagagtataaattataaaataaatataactgtatAAACGGCAGTTCTCTGAGTGACAGTGCAGTGGTAAGAGTGGATCTGCAGCAAAGTCTGTATGATcagcattattattcattattaatgaattagaAGGCAGTGCAGTAAACAGAATGCCACCAAGTGCAACACATCATTTAAGGAATAGGCTGAAATGCACAATAATGCCTCGGCCCAGTGGTGTGATCCCTGCTGGTAAGAACGACCTCCTTTACTGTTCCTTGCTACAGTGGAGCTGAACGAGTCTCTTACTGAAGGAGCTCCACTGTTTGACCAGTAGGTGATGGAGGGGATGGGATTCATTCTGCAGGATGGATAATAGTTTATTTCATGTCATCCTTTTCATGATCACCTCAAAACTGTCCAGAGATCATCCCAAAACAGAGCCAGCCTTCATCAGTTTGTTGAGCTTCCTTGCTTCTCTGGCTCTAATGCTGCTTCCCCAGCATACTGGTGCAAAGAAGACAGCGTTCACAATAACAGACTAGCAGCAGATCTCCAGCATCTTACTGCAAACATTAAAGGACTATATTCACTAAATGGAGGAATTCTGCAGTGTTACTGATagatatgaattattttatgaCCTGTAGACTGTTCCTACATGTCTCCTGATGAAGCAGAAAAAGGTCAAAATATTTCTGCTCTTATTAAACTTTCAGttgtgaaaattatttttataacagcTGAAGTGAGTTTCAACATCTCAGTCATCTTAGGAGCTGTGATTTAAAACAGAAGGTAAAACTCAGcatatttttatacaatacAACCTATACAGTCAAAAAACGAtgtaaaaatattgtgaaaCCAGTGTCTCACTAGCTTGTGATTTTGATGTTACAAGCTGTATGGCCAAACTGTTAATGTTACAGCAATTCATGTGTGATTTGTGCTTCATAAACAGGTTTCTGTGTGAGTGCAGGAGGGTCCAGGCTGAACAGCAGAAGGAGGACGACTCTGATATCCATGCTAATGTCCAATAGCAACGAGCTgatcacactttcacacctcaCGCTCAACTTCAAGCCTGTGAATTTCCTGTGcaagctgaaaataaaaaggttaCACATCATATTTACTTCCTGAGTGTTGCATTTGAGCTTACTTTCATGATAGACAACTTAtctaattattacatttattgtaaTTTCAGTCATGGAGCAATTAAAAATTTTTCTGCTGATTGTAATTTACTCCAACCACATTTATACAATATTAGACCATCTGTATAATTTTAATACAACTGATACACCAATCTAACACAGCTCTGAAACAGAAACCAACTCACACTTGACAAGTATTAATTTCATcttatcaaaatatttttttctgcaactTTCTGTAAGTTGATTATATTTTgcttattgtaattattttttaatttatacatatatatatatatatatatatatatatatatatatatatatatatatatatatatatatatatatatatacacgtatgtacacacatacagaaacacatacgctgtaataaataatattttatatgttcCAAATGGTTGAGTATGTTGATCCCATGTAGTATAATAACAATACTTCACTATATTATAATACAACTCTgaatatccatccatctatcttcTGTA
This window contains:
- the LOC113525078 gene encoding uncharacterized protein LOC113525078, translating into MKMLHLATILLTLSGVLTQSSDWGVKYPDKPICAVRGFSVSIPCSYYYPQQNYQVVQMLWCSMNSNKDKCHVPPYVYSSSSNTKSDFEYAGDDKSNCTLLIHNLQFSYSGEYKFRFMTNVSGFSWTGLPGVILQVADLKVSLIRLSGNGTLKQGDSLNLTCDVKCTHSSSQFVWSKNNEQLNTSGPVLHFPALTVRDSGNYTCTWKTNEVSGSETISLQVEGKSSATDQSIWIFVFVTTGMIFIVLVILVAVIYNRRCVHTEQLKEEDSDIYTTVQYNTFTMN